A single genomic interval of Streptomyces graminofaciens harbors:
- a CDS encoding ABC transporter ATP-binding protein, protein MTLLDVRNLSVTYAGGAEAVRGVDLRLDAGQKLGVAGESGCGKSTLALALLRLLPAGTRITGEVLLDGEDVLAMKWGRLRAVRWAGASIVFQGAMHSLNAVHRVGDQIAEPILLHHRATPAGARTRTGELLEQVGLPAARADAYPHELSGGQRQRVMIAMALACDPRLIIADEPTTALDVMIQAQILRLVQRLVAGQDLALIMISHDLAVLADTCDRLAVMYAGRVVEEGPARQVHEDARHPYGQALSAAFPKIGDPASRFAPRGLAGDPPDPSALPPGCTFHPRCPVALDICATDDQALRPAGTGRSAACVHTTGPAPLEKARPGTS, encoded by the coding sequence GTGACCCTGCTGGACGTACGGAACCTGTCCGTGACCTACGCCGGCGGCGCCGAGGCCGTCCGGGGCGTGGACCTGCGGCTGGACGCGGGCCAGAAGCTGGGTGTCGCGGGCGAGTCCGGCTGTGGCAAGTCCACGCTGGCGCTCGCCCTGCTGCGGCTGCTGCCGGCCGGTACGCGGATCACCGGCGAGGTCCTGCTCGACGGCGAGGACGTCCTGGCCATGAAGTGGGGCCGGCTACGGGCGGTCCGCTGGGCCGGGGCCTCGATCGTCTTCCAGGGCGCGATGCACTCCCTCAACGCCGTGCACCGCGTCGGCGACCAGATCGCCGAGCCGATCCTGCTGCACCACCGGGCGACCCCGGCCGGGGCCCGCACCCGTACCGGGGAACTGCTGGAGCAGGTCGGCCTCCCGGCGGCCCGCGCGGACGCCTACCCGCACGAACTCTCCGGTGGTCAGCGCCAGCGCGTCATGATCGCCATGGCGCTGGCCTGCGACCCCCGGCTGATCATCGCCGACGAGCCGACCACCGCCCTCGACGTGATGATCCAGGCCCAGATCCTGCGGCTGGTCCAGCGGCTCGTCGCCGGCCAGGACCTGGCCCTGATCATGATCAGCCACGACCTGGCGGTCCTCGCCGACACCTGTGACCGGCTCGCGGTGATGTACGCGGGCCGGGTCGTCGAGGAGGGCCCGGCCCGGCAGGTCCACGAGGACGCCCGGCACCCGTACGGGCAGGCCCTGTCCGCCGCGTTCCCGAAAATCGGCGATCCGGCGTCCCGGTTCGCGCCCCGCGGCCTCGCGGGCGACCCGCCGGACCCGTCCGCGCTGCCGCCCGGCTGTACGTTCCACCCGCGCTGCCCGGTGGCTCTCGACATCTGCGCCACGGACGACCAGGCGCTGCGCCCGGCCGGCACCGGGCGCAGCGCAGCGTGCGTGCACACGACGGGCCCCGCGCCCCTGGAGAAGGCGAGGCCCGGCACCTCATGA
- a CDS encoding bifunctional riboflavin kinase/FAD synthetase: MQRWRGLEDIPEDWGRSVVTIGSYDGVHRGHQLILRHAVDRARELGVPSVAVTFDPHPSEVVRPGSHPPLLAPHHRRAELMAEVGVDAVLVLPFTSDFSRLSPAEFVVKVLVDKLHAKAVVEGPNFRFGHKAAGNVEFLADQGKTYDFEVEVVDLFVTGEAGGGEPFSSTLTRRLVAEGDVEGANEILGRPHRVEGVVVRGAQRGRELGFPTANVETLPHTAIPADGVYAGWLHVEGEAMPAAISVGTNPQFDGTERTVEAYAIDRVGLDLYGLHVAVDFLAFVRGQAKFDSLEALLEAMAEDVKRCRELIAEAAV; encoded by the coding sequence GTGCAGCGCTGGCGTGGCTTGGAGGACATCCCCGAGGACTGGGGGCGCAGCGTCGTCACCATCGGTTCCTACGACGGGGTGCACCGCGGGCACCAGCTGATCCTCCGGCACGCCGTGGACCGCGCCCGTGAGCTGGGCGTCCCCTCCGTCGCCGTGACCTTCGACCCGCACCCCAGCGAGGTCGTGCGCCCCGGCAGCCACCCCCCGCTGCTCGCCCCGCACCACCGCCGTGCCGAACTGATGGCCGAAGTGGGCGTGGACGCGGTACTCGTGCTGCCGTTCACCAGCGACTTCTCCCGGCTGTCGCCCGCCGAGTTCGTCGTCAAGGTCCTGGTCGACAAGCTGCACGCCAAGGCCGTCGTCGAGGGCCCGAACTTCCGCTTCGGCCACAAGGCCGCCGGCAATGTGGAGTTCCTGGCCGACCAGGGCAAGACGTACGACTTCGAGGTCGAGGTCGTCGACCTGTTCGTGACCGGTGAGGCGGGCGGCGGCGAGCCGTTCTCGTCCACCCTGACCCGGCGGCTGGTCGCCGAGGGCGATGTCGAGGGCGCGAACGAGATCCTCGGCCGCCCGCACCGCGTCGAGGGCGTCGTCGTCCGAGGGGCGCAGCGCGGGCGGGAGTTGGGCTTCCCGACGGCCAACGTCGAGACACTGCCGCACACCGCGATCCCGGCCGACGGCGTGTACGCCGGATGGCTGCACGTCGAGGGCGAGGCCATGCCGGCCGCGATCTCCGTCGGCACGAACCCGCAGTTCGACGGCACCGAGCGGACGGTGGAGGCGTACGCCATCGACCGGGTGGGGCTGGATCTCTACGGGCTCCATGTCGCCGTCGACTTCCTCGCCTTCGTGCGGGGGCAGGCGAAGTTCGACTCCCTGGAGGCGTTGCTCGAGGCCATGGCCGAGGACGTCAAGCGGTGCCGGGAGCTGATCGCGGAAGCCGCCGTCTAG
- a CDS encoding ABC transporter permease produces the protein MTTTAADPPDKPPIDPTTDPTTGSSTDLPGGPSTSPPAGPRALARQRRRASVARFWRQYRAHRAGLFGLAVLVLFALVALAAPLLVGEEARSVTDAPGRPLQSPSAEFPLGTDQFGRGVLGLLVWGARVSLLVGLLAAVLSVAIGTLIGVTAGHFRGWYVTVLMRITDWFLVMPTLVLAIALATVMSRSLGTTVVAIGVTTWPTTARLVRAQTLAVETRPYIERATALGGGHWHIMSRHVLPNVMPLVLAQTTLIISSAILAEATLAFLGLGDPTVVSWGGMLQDAREAGAVSAGDWWYLVPPGLAIAVVALAFTLCGRAVESVLNPRLGVAR, from the coding sequence ATGACGACGACCGCCGCCGACCCGCCTGACAAGCCGCCCATCGACCCGACCACCGACCCGACCACCGGCTCGTCCACCGACCTGCCCGGCGGCCCGTCCACAAGCCCTCCCGCCGGCCCGCGCGCCCTCGCCCGGCAGCGCCGCCGGGCCTCCGTCGCGCGGTTCTGGCGGCAGTACCGCGCGCACCGGGCCGGACTGTTCGGCCTGGCGGTGCTCGTCCTCTTCGCGCTGGTGGCGCTGGCCGCGCCGCTGCTGGTCGGCGAGGAGGCGCGCAGCGTGACCGACGCGCCGGGCCGTCCGCTGCAGAGCCCGAGCGCCGAGTTCCCGCTCGGCACGGACCAGTTCGGCCGCGGTGTGCTCGGCCTGCTGGTGTGGGGCGCGCGGGTCTCGCTGCTCGTCGGACTGCTGGCCGCCGTGCTGTCGGTGGCGATCGGTACGCTCATCGGGGTCACGGCGGGGCACTTCCGGGGCTGGTACGTGACGGTGCTGATGCGGATCACCGACTGGTTCCTCGTCATGCCGACGCTGGTGCTGGCGATCGCGCTGGCCACGGTGATGTCCCGTTCGCTCGGCACGACCGTCGTGGCGATCGGCGTGACGACCTGGCCGACGACGGCCCGGCTGGTGCGCGCGCAGACGCTGGCGGTGGAGACCCGGCCGTACATCGAACGCGCGACGGCCCTCGGCGGCGGGCACTGGCACATCATGTCCCGGCATGTGCTGCCGAACGTCATGCCGCTGGTGCTGGCCCAGACAACGCTGATCATCTCCTCGGCCATCCTCGCCGAGGCGACCCTCGCCTTCCTCGGCCTCGGCGACCCCACGGTCGTCTCCTGGGGCGGGATGCTCCAGGACGCACGCGAGGCGGGCGCGGTGAGCGCCGGGGACTGGTGGTACCTGGTGCCGCCGGGCCTCGCCATCGCGGTGGTGGCGCTGGCGTTCACGCTGTGCGGCCGGGCCGTGGAGTCCGTGCTCAACCCGAGGCTGGGGGTGGCGCGTTGA
- a CDS encoding ABC transporter permease has protein sequence MTTDATRAAPVPEAAARTGGASGGYARYMAGKVGGAAVSLLAVLVTSFFLFRLIPGDPVKYMTGGRQVSAEQLASYRREFGLDLPLWQQFADYCGKALTGDLGTSYQFRAPVLDKITEALPNTLLLTGTAFVLYTALGIFLGTRSAWRHGGLGDRINTGLALTLYSIPSFWLGLLLIIVLAVGVGPIPGLFPTGGMESGSEEGFAYVVDVAHHLVLPVVTLVAVEYGQTLLVTRSALLDEMGGDYLTTARAKGLRDDLVRRRHAVPNALLPTVTLIFINLGRTVAGVILVETVFSWPGLGGLFYQALSVPDLPLVQGLFFVFAAAVIVMNTLADLIYPLLDPRVGR, from the coding sequence GTGACCACTGACGCGACGCGTGCGGCGCCCGTGCCGGAAGCGGCGGCGCGGACCGGCGGCGCCTCGGGCGGCTACGCACGGTACATGGCGGGCAAGGTGGGCGGTGCGGCCGTCTCCCTGCTCGCCGTCCTCGTCACCAGCTTCTTCCTCTTCCGGCTGATCCCGGGCGACCCGGTGAAGTACATGACGGGCGGCCGCCAGGTCTCCGCCGAGCAACTCGCCTCGTACCGGCGGGAGTTCGGCCTCGATCTGCCGCTGTGGCAGCAGTTCGCCGACTACTGCGGCAAGGCGCTGACCGGTGACCTCGGAACCTCGTACCAGTTCCGGGCGCCCGTCCTCGACAAGATCACCGAGGCGCTGCCGAACACGCTCCTGCTCACCGGCACCGCCTTCGTCCTCTACACCGCGCTCGGCATCTTCCTCGGCACCCGCTCGGCCTGGCGGCACGGCGGGCTCGGCGACCGCATCAACACCGGACTGGCGCTGACCCTGTACTCCATCCCGTCGTTCTGGCTCGGGCTGCTGCTGATCATCGTGCTGGCGGTGGGCGTGGGCCCGATCCCGGGGCTGTTCCCGACCGGCGGCATGGAGTCAGGGTCCGAGGAGGGCTTCGCGTACGTCGTCGACGTCGCCCATCACCTCGTCCTGCCGGTGGTGACGCTGGTGGCCGTGGAGTACGGGCAGACCCTGCTGGTCACCCGGTCGGCGCTGCTGGACGAGATGGGCGGCGACTATCTGACGACGGCTCGGGCCAAGGGACTGCGCGACGACCTCGTACGGCGCCGGCACGCCGTGCCCAACGCGCTGCTGCCGACCGTGACGCTGATCTTCATCAACCTGGGCCGGACCGTGGCAGGCGTGATCCTCGTGGAGACCGTGTTCTCCTGGCCGGGCCTCGGCGGGCTGTTCTACCAGGCGCTGAGCGTGCCCGATCTGCCGCTGGTCCAGGGGCTGTTCTTCGTGTTCGCCGCCGCGGTGATCGTGATGAACACGCTGGCCGACCTGATCTATCCGCTGCTCGACCCCAGGGTGGGCCGATGA
- a CDS encoding ABC transporter substrate-binding protein, translating to MDTNDQHQLRSHPHTRVVAALVLTAALATPLAPAPQQAEAADGGKNVLTVAVAQSVDSLSPFLAVRLLSTSVHRLLYENLTNYDPKDNHVVPGLATAWKASPDKLTWTYTIRDDSTWSDGQRATAEDAAWTFTRMMTDEGAATANGSFVGNFEKVTAPSPTELVIRLKKPQATMTALDVPIVPKHVWEKVDDFSKFNNDKDFPLVGNGPFVLTGYKADSYVRLKANKSFWRGAPKFDELVFRYYKDQDAAVSALRKGEVSFVAGAPALTPAQAASLKGEKNIHVNDAPGRRFYALATNPGARTKGGKKFGDGNRALLDLRVRHALFMAVDRETIVDKVFQGHAVRGEGYIPPRFSTYFWKPSAGQELAYDPKKAARLLDEAGYVKNGDGRRVGKDGKPLNLRILCHATDPNDKAVSKYLQEWWGDLGIGLTVDCLDNVSDPWYAGEYDLAFDGWSVNPDPDFVLSIHTCAALPAKAGESAATDNFICDKKYDELYARQLAEYDPAERANIVREMESRLYDLGYMNVMAYPNAVEAYRTDQIASITTMPEKAGNIYGQDGYWSWWSAVPAADAVESSDGSSSAGVVIGGVAGVVLLLGAGVFLVLRRRATADDRE from the coding sequence ATGGACACCAACGATCAGCACCAGCTCCGTAGCCACCCCCACACCCGAGTCGTCGCCGCCCTCGTCCTCACCGCGGCACTCGCGACCCCGCTCGCCCCGGCGCCCCAACAGGCTGAAGCGGCAGACGGCGGCAAGAACGTGCTGACCGTCGCGGTCGCGCAGAGCGTCGACTCGCTCAGTCCGTTCCTGGCGGTCCGCTTGCTCAGTACGAGCGTTCACCGGCTCCTCTACGAGAACCTGACCAACTACGACCCCAAGGACAACCACGTCGTCCCGGGCCTCGCCACCGCGTGGAAGGCGTCGCCGGACAAACTGACGTGGACGTACACCATCCGCGACGACTCGACGTGGTCGGACGGGCAGCGGGCCACGGCCGAGGACGCGGCCTGGACGTTCACCAGGATGATGACCGACGAGGGCGCGGCGACCGCGAACGGCAGCTTCGTCGGCAACTTCGAGAAGGTCACCGCGCCGAGCCCCACCGAACTGGTCATCCGTCTGAAGAAGCCGCAGGCGACGATGACCGCGCTGGACGTGCCGATCGTGCCGAAGCACGTGTGGGAGAAGGTCGACGACTTCTCGAAGTTCAACAACGACAAGGACTTCCCCCTCGTCGGCAACGGGCCGTTCGTGCTGACCGGGTACAAGGCCGACAGCTACGTCCGGCTGAAGGCCAACAAGAGCTTCTGGCGCGGGGCGCCCAAGTTCGACGAGCTGGTCTTCCGCTACTACAAGGACCAGGACGCCGCCGTCTCCGCGCTGCGCAAGGGCGAGGTGTCCTTCGTGGCCGGCGCCCCCGCCCTGACGCCCGCGCAGGCCGCGTCGCTGAAGGGCGAGAAGAACATCCACGTCAACGACGCCCCCGGCCGCCGTTTCTACGCCCTGGCCACGAACCCCGGCGCGCGCACGAAGGGCGGGAAGAAGTTCGGCGACGGCAACCGCGCGCTGCTCGACCTCCGCGTACGGCACGCCCTGTTCATGGCGGTCGACCGCGAGACCATCGTCGACAAGGTCTTCCAGGGGCACGCGGTGCGGGGCGAGGGGTACATCCCCCCGCGCTTCTCGACGTACTTCTGGAAGCCGTCGGCCGGCCAGGAGCTGGCGTACGACCCGAAGAAGGCGGCCCGACTCCTGGACGAGGCCGGGTATGTGAAGAACGGGGACGGCAGGCGCGTCGGCAAGGACGGCAAGCCGCTGAACCTCCGCATCCTGTGCCACGCCACCGACCCGAACGACAAGGCGGTCAGCAAGTACCTCCAGGAGTGGTGGGGCGACCTGGGCATCGGCCTCACGGTGGACTGCCTCGACAACGTCTCGGACCCCTGGTACGCGGGCGAGTACGACCTGGCGTTCGACGGCTGGTCCGTGAACCCGGACCCGGACTTCGTCCTGTCGATCCACACCTGCGCCGCGCTGCCCGCGAAGGCCGGCGAGTCGGCGGCCACGGACAACTTCATCTGCGACAAGAAGTACGACGAGCTGTACGCGCGGCAGCTCGCCGAGTACGACCCGGCCGAACGGGCGAACATCGTGCGGGAGATGGAGTCACGGCTGTACGACCTCGGGTACATGAACGTCATGGCGTACCCGAACGCGGTCGAGGCCTATCGGACCGACCAGATCGCCTCGATCACCACCATGCCGGAGAAGGCGGGCAACATCTACGGCCAGGACGGCTACTGGAGCTGGTGGTCGGCGGTCCCGGCGGCGGACGCGGTCGAGTCCTCCGACGGCTCGTCCTCGGCGGGCGTGGTCATCGGCGGCGTCGCGGGTGTCGTCCTCCTCCTGGGCGCCGGCGTGTTCCTCGTGCTGCGCCGCCGGGCCACGGCCGACGACCGCGAATGA
- a CDS encoding ABC transporter ATP-binding protein, which translates to MTTTPETTTALLSARALHVAFPGRGGAPTARAVDGVDLDIGTGEIVALVGESGCGKTTLARALLGLVRPTAGRVTFDAQPLTYSARALKAYRKRVQLVLQDPSGSLNPRHTVYDAVAEGLRIHGYGGDERAAVAGALARAGLRPPERFFLRYPHELSGGQRQRVVIAGALVLEPELLVADEPVASLDASVRGEILALLLRLRTELGLSALVVTHDLGLAWNIADRVAVMYLGRIVETGPVEQVLTAPRHPYTQALLSVLPDAPGTPVVLTGEPPDPSRIPSGCRFHARCQILTSGEAERAGVAEACRGRDPEVLSGGGTAQVACHWARARDER; encoded by the coding sequence ATGACGACCACCCCCGAGACCACCACCGCGCTGCTCAGCGCACGCGCCCTGCACGTCGCCTTCCCCGGCCGCGGCGGCGCCCCCACCGCCCGGGCCGTGGACGGCGTGGACCTCGACATCGGCACCGGCGAGATCGTCGCGCTGGTCGGCGAGTCCGGCTGCGGCAAGACGACGCTGGCCCGCGCCCTGCTCGGCCTGGTCCGCCCGACCGCGGGCCGGGTCACCTTCGACGCACAGCCGCTCACGTACTCCGCCCGGGCCCTCAAGGCGTACCGCAAACGCGTCCAGCTGGTCCTCCAGGACCCGAGCGGCTCGCTCAACCCCCGGCACACGGTGTACGACGCGGTCGCCGAGGGGCTGCGCATCCACGGGTACGGCGGTGACGAGCGGGCAGCGGTGGCGGGCGCCCTCGCCCGGGCCGGGCTGCGGCCGCCCGAGCGGTTCTTCCTGCGCTACCCGCACGAGCTGTCCGGCGGCCAGCGCCAGCGTGTCGTCATCGCGGGGGCGCTGGTCCTGGAGCCCGAACTCCTCGTCGCGGACGAGCCGGTGGCCTCCCTCGACGCCTCGGTGCGCGGCGAGATCCTGGCCCTGCTGCTGCGTCTGCGCACCGAACTCGGCCTGTCGGCGCTGGTGGTGACACACGATCTGGGCCTGGCCTGGAACATCGCCGACCGGGTCGCCGTGATGTACCTGGGCCGGATCGTGGAGACGGGCCCGGTCGAGCAGGTCCTGACGGCCCCCCGCCACCCCTACACCCAGGCCCTGCTGTCGGTCCTCCCCGACGCCCCGGGCACCCCGGTGGTCCTCACCGGCGAACCCCCGGACCCCTCCCGCATCCCCTCCGGCTGCCGCTTCCACGCCCGCTGCCAGATCCTGACGAGCGGAGAGGCGGAACGGGCGGGGGTGGCGGAGGCGTGCCGGGGTCGGGACCCGGAGGTGCTGAGCGGAGGCGGCACGGCACAGGTGGCGTGCCACTGGGCGCGGGCACGCGACGAACGCTAG